One window of the Reyranella humidisoli genome contains the following:
- a CDS encoding patatin-like phospholipase family protein — MSLAEPSGDTARLRLQKVLQQTPLFADLDAEALKRVEHELTLLVLPGGASLFRAGEPADAVYVVTSGCLGVFRHEEESEAREPLLIAEVPPGNLVGEMSLLSQGKRTRSVAALRDSEVWRLPQTSFTALTSNHPEVLPALMRSVVSRNAVDAGKRRRQPRTFAILPSGPDIPAARFAVLLANALGRIGTQVQMLGSESLDQEPEWFARCEMESSFVLYRADPTLTPWTELCLRQADCLVVIRNADNDHPTRVPFEIETAQSGAVFHRRRELVLLHEGQDPRAGSTAPLLAGGLYGNHHHVRLDIHADVDRLARLLTGHAVGVVMAGGGARAFTHIGVVKALRQCGVPIDLVGGTSMGAIVAAGVASRWNDEELDVRFRRAFVDNNPLSDYTVPLISLFAGRRVTRLLRMAFGEKDIEDLILPYYCMTANLTTSKADIHTVGRLWRWLRASVSIPGVMPPFNEAGEVHVDGGVIDNFPVRAMQRLGRGVTVGVDIDTGGALAAGDGVMEPWSAWEFFSRLIWKRNETLPIPSIVRILLRSALVASTSRAAEDRGAAELLIVPPMTHIDLLDWTSFDAAIELGYRTTMEGLEKARTLPVGARLFLS, encoded by the coding sequence ATGAGCCTCGCCGAGCCGAGCGGGGACACGGCGAGGCTGCGACTGCAGAAGGTCCTGCAGCAGACACCGCTGTTCGCCGACCTCGATGCCGAAGCCCTGAAACGCGTCGAGCACGAGCTGACGCTGCTGGTGCTTCCGGGCGGCGCATCGCTGTTCCGCGCGGGAGAACCCGCCGATGCCGTCTACGTCGTCACCAGCGGCTGCCTCGGCGTCTTCCGCCACGAAGAGGAAAGCGAGGCGCGCGAGCCGTTGCTGATCGCCGAGGTCCCTCCGGGCAACCTGGTCGGCGAGATGTCGCTCCTGTCGCAGGGCAAGCGCACGCGCAGCGTGGCGGCGCTGCGCGACAGCGAAGTCTGGCGCCTGCCCCAGACCAGCTTCACCGCCCTCACCTCGAATCACCCCGAAGTGTTGCCGGCGCTGATGCGAAGCGTGGTCTCCCGCAACGCGGTCGACGCCGGCAAGCGCCGCCGCCAGCCGCGTACCTTCGCCATCCTGCCGAGCGGACCCGACATCCCGGCGGCCCGCTTCGCGGTCCTGCTGGCCAACGCGCTGGGACGCATCGGCACCCAGGTGCAGATGCTGGGATCGGAGTCCCTCGACCAGGAGCCGGAATGGTTCGCGCGCTGCGAGATGGAATCCTCGTTCGTTCTGTATCGTGCCGATCCGACGCTGACGCCCTGGACCGAACTGTGCCTTCGCCAGGCCGATTGCCTCGTCGTGATCCGCAATGCCGACAACGACCATCCGACCAGGGTTCCGTTCGAGATCGAGACGGCACAGAGCGGCGCGGTGTTCCACCGCCGCCGCGAACTGGTGTTGCTGCACGAAGGCCAGGATCCCCGCGCCGGCTCGACCGCTCCCCTGCTAGCGGGCGGCCTCTACGGCAACCACCATCATGTCCGGCTCGACATCCATGCCGACGTCGACCGGCTGGCACGCCTGCTGACCGGCCATGCGGTGGGCGTGGTCATGGCCGGTGGCGGGGCGCGCGCCTTCACGCATATCGGCGTGGTCAAGGCGCTGCGCCAGTGTGGCGTGCCGATCGACCTCGTGGGCGGAACCAGCATGGGTGCCATCGTCGCGGCAGGCGTGGCCTCGCGCTGGAACGACGAAGAGCTCGATGTGCGGTTCCGCCGGGCCTTCGTCGACAACAATCCGCTCAGCGACTACACGGTGCCGCTGATCTCCCTGTTCGCCGGCCGCCGCGTCACGCGCCTCCTGCGCATGGCGTTCGGCGAGAAGGACATCGAGGACCTGATCCTTCCCTACTATTGCATGACCGCCAACCTCACCACGTCCAAGGCCGACATCCACACCGTCGGGCGGCTGTGGCGGTGGCTGCGGGCGTCGGTCTCCATCCCGGGCGTGATGCCACCCTTCAACGAGGCAGGCGAAGTGCATGTCGACGGCGGCGTGATCGACAATTTCCCGGTGCGCGCCATGCAGCGCCTCGGCCGCGGCGTCACCGTCGGCGTCGACATCGACACCGGCGGGGCCCTGGCCGCCGGCGATGGCGTGATGGAACCCTGGTCGGCGTGGGAGTTCTTCAGCCGCCTCATCTGGAAGCGCAACGAGACCCTGCCCATCCCCTCGATCGTCCGCATCCTGCTGCGTTCGGCTCTGGTCGCGAGCACGTCGCGGGCCGCCGAGGATCGCGGCGCGGCCGAACTCCTGATCGTGCCGCCGATGACCCACATCGACCTGCTCGACTGGACGAGCTTCGACGCGGCGATCGAGCTCGGCTACCGGACGACCATGGAAGGTCTGGAGAAGGCCCGTACCCTTCCGGTGGGCGCACGGCTGTTCCTGTCGTAG
- a CDS encoding M14 family metallopeptidase yields the protein MFSVSACFSETYAEARPKFCAAAAEAGGALRSWLNPKALGPNGERLFLDTARFGAADAENMLVLIAGTHGVEGHCGSGAEIAWLKSGGPAKLPAKTGALLIHALNPYGFAWTRRVTEDNVDLNRNFVDHDKGYPNNDGYLAIADAVLPRTWDDASKAETERVFAAYAQKHGAFGLQGAISGGQYTHPDGIFFGGNAPTWSNRTVRAVAREELSRARRVSIIDFHTGLGPFGHGELICAVSPAAKSFARAKAWYGDEMTSPEGGTSTSAVVVGVMTDAFPQELPDAEVTPVALEYGTYTVPEVLTAVRGDNWVHHRGDLGSEQGRALKADMKERFFPAGDKWREMVWTRAEQTIGWALKGMAGG from the coding sequence ATGTTCTCAGTATCCGCGTGCTTCTCCGAAACCTATGCGGAGGCACGCCCCAAGTTCTGTGCAGCCGCGGCCGAGGCTGGCGGCGCCCTTCGCTCATGGCTCAACCCGAAGGCGCTCGGCCCCAACGGGGAGAGGCTCTTCCTGGATACGGCGCGCTTCGGCGCGGCCGATGCCGAGAACATGCTCGTGCTGATCGCGGGAACGCACGGCGTCGAAGGCCATTGCGGCTCCGGCGCCGAGATTGCGTGGCTGAAGTCGGGCGGTCCGGCGAAGCTGCCAGCGAAAACCGGCGCGCTTCTGATCCATGCCCTCAACCCCTATGGCTTCGCGTGGACGCGGCGCGTCACCGAGGACAATGTCGACCTCAACCGCAACTTCGTCGACCATGACAAAGGCTATCCCAACAACGACGGCTATCTGGCCATCGCCGACGCCGTGCTGCCCAGAACCTGGGATGACGCCAGCAAGGCCGAGACCGAGCGCGTGTTCGCGGCCTATGCCCAGAAGCACGGCGCGTTCGGCCTGCAGGGCGCGATCAGCGGCGGCCAGTACACCCATCCCGACGGCATCTTCTTCGGCGGCAACGCGCCGACCTGGAGCAACCGCACCGTGCGCGCCGTCGCGCGCGAGGAGCTGTCGCGGGCCAGGCGCGTCAGCATCATCGATTTCCATACCGGGCTCGGCCCGTTCGGCCACGGCGAACTGATCTGCGCGGTCTCGCCCGCCGCCAAGTCTTTTGCGCGCGCCAAGGCCTGGTACGGCGACGAGATGACCTCGCCCGAAGGCGGCACCTCGACCTCGGCGGTCGTGGTCGGCGTCATGACAGATGCCTTCCCGCAGGAATTGCCGGATGCCGAAGTCACGCCCGTCGCGCTGGAATACGGCACCTACACGGTGCCCGAGGTGTTGACCGCCGTGCGTGGCGACAACTGGGTGCATCATCGCGGCGATCTCGGCTCGGAGCAGGGCCGTGCGCTCAAGGCCGACATGAAGGAGCGCTTCTTTCCCGCCGGCGACAAGTGGCGGGAGATGGTGTGGACGCGTGCCGAGCAGACGATCGGCTGGGCGCTGAAGGGGATGGCCGGGGGATGA
- a CDS encoding adenine phosphoribosyltransferase produces MSKDMDLKKHIRSIPDFPKPGILFYDISTLLAHPKAWHTTIERLADLIRPHKPDVLAGIESRGFLLAAPLALALGTGFVMLRKKGKLPGTTVRHTYALEYGTDTIEIQQDAVHKGARVVLVDDLLATGGTMAAAVELLESVGAVVPTAACIIELTFLEGRKKLKPPVETLLQYDS; encoded by the coding sequence ATGTCCAAGGATATGGATCTCAAGAAGCACATCCGCTCGATTCCCGACTTCCCCAAGCCGGGCATCCTCTTCTACGACATCTCGACCCTGCTCGCGCACCCCAAGGCCTGGCACACCACCATCGAGCGGCTGGCCGACCTGATCCGGCCGCACAAGCCCGATGTGCTGGCGGGGATCGAATCGCGCGGCTTCCTGCTGGCCGCGCCGCTCGCGCTGGCGCTGGGCACGGGCTTCGTGATGCTGCGCAAGAAGGGCAAACTGCCGGGCACGACCGTACGCCACACCTATGCGCTGGAGTACGGCACCGACACGATCGAGATCCAGCAGGATGCCGTACACAAGGGCGCGCGAGTCGTCCTTGTCGACGATCTTCTCGCGACGGGCGGCACGATGGCGGCCGCCGTGGAACTGCTGGAAAGCGTCGGCGCCGTGGTCCCGACGGCCGCCTGCATCATCGAACTCACCTTCCTCGAAGGCCGCAAGAAGCTGAAGCCGCCGGTCGAAACGCTGCTGCAGTACGACAGCTAG
- a CDS encoding amidase, which translates to MSLALPFQTAKQLAAAVRKKKIGCLELLDLYLKRVEAYNPELNAIIATDIEGARKRAKAADRAVRAGKKLGPLHGVPMTIKESFDVSGFPTTWGDPAFKDEAVTQNSLVTQRMLDAGVTLFGKTNVPLNLADWQSYNEVYGSTNNPWDLGRTPGGSSGGSGAALAAGLTGIEAGSDIGASIRNPAHYCGVWGHKPSWGVVSPKGHALAGAVAYGDIGVVGPLARGAEDLEIALTAMAGPDSIDGRGWTLSLPRSKKTKLRDFKVAVLLTDPNAEVDDSVQEQISKLASFLAKNKVKVSDKARPAIDTVELNDVYIRLLRAATSARMSDAVYAQAVKDAASLPADDMSYFARMQRGNSLPHRTWLQLNEKRHKMRWAWDAFFQDYDLMLCPVAVTAAFPHDQAGLRHKRTIIVNNKHVPVVDQIFWAGYSGVTWLPSTAAPIGQSKDGLPIGVQIIGRQYGDYECIQFAKLLEKEYRGFEPPPAYS; encoded by the coding sequence ATGTCCCTCGCCCTCCCGTTCCAGACCGCCAAGCAGCTCGCCGCTGCGGTCCGGAAGAAGAAGATCGGCTGCCTGGAACTGCTCGACCTCTATCTGAAGCGGGTCGAGGCCTATAATCCCGAACTCAACGCCATCATCGCGACCGACATCGAAGGCGCCCGCAAGCGCGCCAAGGCGGCCGACCGCGCGGTCAGGGCCGGCAAGAAGCTGGGACCCCTGCATGGCGTGCCGATGACCATCAAGGAATCCTTCGACGTCTCGGGCTTCCCCACGACCTGGGGCGATCCGGCCTTCAAGGACGAGGCCGTGACGCAAAATTCACTGGTCACGCAGCGCATGCTGGACGCCGGCGTCACCCTGTTCGGCAAGACCAACGTGCCGCTGAACCTCGCCGACTGGCAGAGCTACAACGAGGTCTACGGCTCGACCAACAATCCGTGGGATCTCGGCCGCACGCCGGGCGGCTCCTCGGGCGGCTCGGGCGCGGCGCTGGCCGCCGGCCTCACCGGCATCGAGGCCGGCAGCGACATCGGCGCCTCGATCCGCAATCCCGCCCACTATTGCGGCGTCTGGGGCCACAAGCCGAGCTGGGGCGTGGTCTCGCCCAAGGGCCATGCGCTGGCCGGCGCCGTGGCTTACGGCGACATCGGCGTGGTCGGTCCGCTGGCGCGCGGCGCCGAGGACCTCGAGATCGCGCTGACCGCGATGGCCGGACCCGACTCGATCGACGGCCGTGGCTGGACGCTCAGCCTGCCGCGCTCGAAGAAGACGAAGCTGCGCGACTTCAAGGTCGCGGTGCTGCTGACCGACCCCAATGCCGAGGTCGACGATTCGGTACAGGAGCAGATATCGAAGCTCGCCTCGTTCCTGGCCAAGAACAAGGTCAAGGTGAGCGACAAGGCGCGGCCGGCCATCGACACGGTCGAGCTGAACGACGTCTATATCCGCCTGCTGCGCGCGGCGACGTCGGCCCGCATGAGCGACGCGGTCTACGCGCAGGCCGTAAAGGACGCGGCCAGCCTGCCGGCCGACGACATGAGCTACTTCGCCCGGATGCAGCGCGGCAATTCGCTGCCGCACCGCACCTGGCTGCAGCTGAACGAGAAGCGCCACAAGATGCGCTGGGCCTGGGACGCCTTCTTCCAGGACTACGACCTGATGCTCTGCCCCGTCGCGGTGACAGCGGCCTTCCCGCACGACCAGGCGGGCCTGCGCCACAAGCGCACGATCATCGTGAACAACAAGCACGTGCCGGTGGTCGACCAGATCTTCTGGGCGGGCTACTCGGGCGTCACCTGGCTGCCCTCGACCGCCGCGCCGATCGGCCAGAGCAAGGACGGGCTGCCGATCGGCGTGCAGATCATCGGCCGGCAGTACGGCGACTACGAATGCATCCAGTTTGCCAAGCTGCTGGAGAAGGAATATCGCGGCTTCGAGCCGCCGCCGGCCTACAGCTGA
- a CDS encoding DUF2798 domain-containing protein, with protein sequence MKKLPARTMHIAMPLALTFVMTFLVSGIATIRAIGLEPGMVARWMESWMASWIVAFPIMLFLMPTMRRLLSFLIETK encoded by the coding sequence GTGAAGAAACTCCCCGCCCGTACGATGCACATCGCCATGCCTCTGGCGCTGACCTTCGTGATGACCTTCCTCGTGTCCGGGATCGCCACGATCCGCGCCATCGGCCTCGAGCCGGGCATGGTCGCCCGCTGGATGGAATCGTGGATGGCGTCGTGGATAGTCGCGTTCCCGATCATGCTGTTCCTGATGCCGACGATGCGGCGTCTGCTCTCGTTCCTGATCGAGACGAAGTAG
- a CDS encoding error-prone DNA polymerase: MDYAELQVTTNYSFLRGGSHPQELVERAIELGHGAIGITDRNTLAGVVRAFAASRHEERPKDPEHDRIRLLVGSRLETRDGYSLLVYPTDLEAYKRLSRLLTLGNRRTGKGQCDIGFDDLAEHADGLLAIVLSPRRPEEPVFLDRMQRLAALFAGRCYLAASMLYRGDDARRLALLDDLANRHGMKLVATNDVHYHAPERRALQDVVTAIRLGCTVETLGFRRFASAERHLKSPAEMARLFRRHPHAIAATQEIVKRCSFSLRQLTYQYPVVYEGGETPMDKLIRLTWEGADWRYPAGVPEKVKSTIRKEFALIDHKKIAPYFLTVHEIVMQARKLGILCQGRGSAANSAVCYCLGITSVNPDETDVLFERFLSNARDEPPDIDVDFEHERREEIIQWIYEEKHRSKAALAATVISFRSRSAIREVGKALGLSPDTVGVMADTVWGMGSSGIKVEHVREAGLDPMDPRIMLALELSSALCGFPRHLSQHVGGFVLTQDRLDELVPIQNAAMKDRTVVEWDKDDLDVLEIYKVDVLALGMLTALRKSFDLVEKHYGEKLSLDMRPDDKHVYEMLCRADSVGVFQVESRAQMSMLPRLKPREYYDLVVEVAIVRPGPIQGGMVHPYLKNRANRDAVVYPKPEMKAVLERTLGVPLFQEQAMQIAIVGAGFSPEEADRLRRAMATFRHNGTIYKFKTPFIEGMKKNGYGEDFAERCFKQIEGFGEYGFPESHAASFAILVYASSYVKHYYPEVFAAALLNSQPMGFYAPAQLVRDAREHDVDVRPPDINASDRDCTLEPGKNNRCALRLGLCQVTGLSREAANQLVVRRGAMPYRDPADLWRRSGLTKRQIVALARADAFASMGLTRRDVLWAVRGFPEGQLPLLDTQPESRDLEPPVTLPRLTLGEQVVDDYSSFSLSLRSHPMELLRATFAEHGFSSTEALKTAKNGALLTLAGLVLVRQRPGTASGVVFVTLEDEFGVANLVVWPKVFEAYRRIVMGARLMGVRGRIQCEGEKEYKVIHLVADEVWDLSADLDSISELDLFHLTHGRGDAVRTDSDDRRVKTPEANATRHRSSQGVAAKPGYDRNRIALDRPKIRIASRDFH; this comes from the coding sequence ATGGACTACGCCGAGCTGCAGGTCACGACCAACTACAGCTTCCTGCGCGGTGGCTCGCACCCGCAGGAGCTGGTCGAACGGGCGATCGAGCTTGGTCATGGCGCCATCGGCATCACCGACCGCAACACGCTGGCCGGCGTGGTGCGGGCATTCGCGGCCTCGCGCCACGAAGAGAGGCCGAAGGATCCCGAGCATGACAGGATCAGGCTACTCGTCGGCAGCCGCCTCGAAACGCGCGACGGTTACTCTCTGCTCGTCTATCCGACCGATCTCGAGGCCTACAAGCGACTGTCCCGCCTGCTGACCCTGGGCAACAGGCGCACCGGGAAAGGCCAGTGCGACATCGGCTTCGATGACCTCGCCGAGCATGCCGACGGTCTGCTGGCGATCGTGCTGTCGCCTCGCCGGCCGGAGGAGCCCGTCTTTCTCGACCGAATGCAAAGGCTCGCGGCGCTGTTCGCCGGCCGCTGCTACCTCGCGGCCTCCATGCTTTATCGAGGGGACGATGCGCGCCGCCTCGCCCTCCTCGACGATCTTGCGAACCGCCATGGGATGAAGCTCGTCGCCACCAACGACGTGCACTATCACGCACCCGAACGGCGGGCGCTGCAGGACGTCGTGACGGCCATTCGCCTCGGCTGCACCGTCGAAACACTGGGTTTCCGCCGTTTCGCCAGCGCGGAGCGGCACCTCAAGTCTCCCGCCGAGATGGCGCGCCTGTTCCGCCGTCATCCGCACGCCATCGCCGCCACGCAGGAGATCGTAAAGCGCTGCTCCTTCTCCCTGCGGCAGCTCACCTACCAGTACCCTGTCGTCTACGAAGGCGGCGAGACGCCCATGGACAAGCTCATCCGCCTGACCTGGGAAGGCGCGGACTGGCGCTATCCAGCCGGCGTTCCGGAGAAAGTGAAAAGCACGATCCGAAAGGAATTCGCGCTCATCGATCACAAGAAGATCGCGCCCTACTTCCTGACGGTGCATGAGATCGTCATGCAGGCTCGGAAGCTCGGCATTCTCTGCCAGGGCCGTGGTTCGGCCGCCAATTCCGCCGTCTGCTACTGCCTTGGCATCACCTCGGTGAATCCCGATGAGACGGACGTCCTGTTCGAGCGCTTCCTGTCCAATGCCCGCGACGAGCCACCCGACATCGACGTCGATTTCGAGCACGAACGACGCGAGGAGATCATCCAGTGGATTTATGAGGAGAAGCATCGCTCGAAGGCTGCCCTGGCGGCCACAGTGATCTCCTTCAGGAGCCGCAGCGCCATTCGTGAAGTAGGCAAAGCGCTTGGTCTTTCACCCGACACGGTAGGCGTGATGGCTGACACGGTCTGGGGCATGGGATCGAGCGGTATAAAGGTCGAGCATGTGCGCGAGGCTGGCCTCGATCCGATGGATCCTCGCATCATGCTGGCCCTCGAACTCTCTTCGGCGCTGTGCGGCTTTCCTCGTCACCTTTCCCAGCATGTTGGTGGCTTCGTGCTGACCCAGGACCGGCTCGACGAGCTGGTGCCGATCCAGAATGCAGCGATGAAGGATCGCACCGTCGTCGAATGGGACAAGGACGATCTCGATGTACTGGAGATCTACAAGGTCGACGTGCTGGCGCTCGGCATGCTGACGGCGCTGCGCAAGAGCTTCGACCTCGTCGAGAAGCATTACGGAGAAAAGCTGAGCCTCGACATGCGGCCGGACGACAAGCACGTCTACGAGATGCTGTGCCGGGCGGATTCGGTCGGCGTCTTCCAGGTCGAGAGCCGGGCGCAGATGTCGATGCTGCCGCGCCTGAAGCCACGGGAATATTACGATCTCGTCGTCGAGGTGGCGATCGTGCGGCCGGGGCCCATCCAGGGCGGCATGGTTCATCCCTACCTGAAGAACCGGGCGAATCGCGACGCCGTCGTCTATCCCAAGCCTGAAATGAAGGCGGTCCTCGAACGCACGCTGGGCGTTCCGCTGTTCCAGGAACAGGCGATGCAGATCGCCATCGTGGGCGCCGGCTTCTCGCCGGAAGAAGCCGACAGGCTGCGTCGCGCCATGGCGACGTTCCGGCACAACGGCACCATCTACAAATTCAAGACGCCCTTCATCGAGGGCATGAAGAAGAATGGCTACGGAGAGGACTTCGCCGAACGCTGCTTCAAGCAGATCGAAGGCTTCGGCGAATACGGCTTCCCCGAAAGCCATGCCGCCAGCTTCGCCATCCTGGTCTACGCCTCGTCCTACGTGAAGCACTACTACCCGGAGGTCTTCGCCGCGGCGCTGCTAAACTCGCAGCCGATGGGGTTCTATGCGCCTGCCCAGCTGGTGCGCGATGCGCGGGAACATGACGTCGACGTGCGCCCGCCCGACATCAATGCCAGCGACCGAGACTGCACCCTGGAGCCGGGAAAGAACAATCGCTGCGCCCTGCGCCTTGGCTTGTGCCAGGTGACGGGGCTTTCCAGGGAGGCGGCCAATCAACTGGTCGTGCGCCGCGGCGCCATGCCCTACCGAGATCCCGCCGACCTGTGGCGGCGCAGCGGCCTCACCAAGCGGCAGATCGTGGCGTTGGCCCGGGCCGACGCCTTTGCGTCCATGGGACTGACGCGCCGTGACGTGTTGTGGGCGGTGCGCGGCTTCCCGGAGGGACAATTGCCGCTGCTCGACACGCAGCCGGAATCGCGCGACCTCGAACCTCCCGTCACCCTGCCGAGGCTCACCCTCGGCGAGCAGGTGGTGGACGATTACAGCAGCTTCTCCCTCTCCCTGCGTTCGCATCCGATGGAACTGCTGCGCGCGACCTTCGCGGAGCATGGGTTTTCCAGCACCGAAGCCTTGAAGACGGCGAAGAATGGCGCGCTTCTCACCCTGGCCGGCCTCGTGCTGGTGAGACAAAGGCCGGGCACCGCCTCGGGCGTGGTGTTCGTCACGCTGGAAGACGAGTTCGGCGTCGCCAACCTCGTGGTCTGGCCCAAGGTGTTCGAAGCCTATCGTCGCATCGTGATGGGGGCGCGACTGATGGGCGTGCGGGGCCGCATCCAGTGCGAGGGCGAAAAAGAATACAAGGTGATCCATCTCGTCGCCGACGAGGTGTGGGATCTCTCGGCCGATCTCGATTCGATCTCCGAGCTGGACCTGTTCCATCTGACCCATGGCCGGGGCGACGCCGTCCGTACGGATTCCGACGACCGGCGGGTGAAGACTCCGGAAGCCAACGCCACCCGTCACCGGTCGAGCCAGGGCGTTGCCGCCAAACCCGGTTACGACCGGAACCGCATCGCCCTCGACCGGCCGAAGATCAGGATCGCCTCACGCGACTTCCACTGA
- a CDS encoding type II toxin-antitoxin system VapC family toxin, protein MIVVIDPGVAIKWFVEEPLRPQARSLLANRHEVIAPDILIAGVAELAWQKATRGEITTDQAEPIVRNIALPSFISAFVESPKLRTRALAIALQCGRPVHECFYAACAESAKAPLVSSDEEFLHALESEGIGVRTLPLARIHELTAS, encoded by the coding sequence GTGATCGTCGTCATCGATCCCGGCGTCGCCATCAAATGGTTCGTCGAGGAGCCGCTGCGGCCGCAGGCGCGTTCGCTGCTGGCCAACCGGCACGAGGTGATCGCGCCCGATATCCTGATCGCGGGCGTCGCCGAGCTGGCATGGCAGAAAGCGACGCGGGGCGAGATCACGACTGATCAGGCCGAGCCGATCGTGCGCAACATCGCGCTGCCGTCGTTCATCTCGGCCTTCGTCGAATCCCCGAAGCTGCGCACACGAGCGCTCGCCATCGCGCTTCAGTGCGGCCGGCCGGTCCACGAGTGCTTCTACGCCGCCTGCGCCGAATCGGCGAAGGCACCGCTGGTCAGCTCCGACGAGGAATTCCTGCACGCGCTGGAGAGCGAGGGGATCGGCGTGCGCACCCTGCCGCTCGCCCGCATCCACGAACTCACCGCGTCGTGA
- a CDS encoding FitA-like ribbon-helix-helix domain-containing protein yields the protein MNKRGTTLTIRGLDVAIIERLKVHARAKGRSLEADLRDLLTYASGQPLVLDPLEEADRIAAMTPLAAVAHMGGGK from the coding sequence ATGAACAAGCGCGGCACCACGCTCACCATCCGCGGCCTCGACGTTGCGATCATCGAGCGCCTGAAGGTCCATGCGCGCGCCAAGGGCCGGTCGCTCGAAGCCGACCTGCGCGACCTGCTGACCTATGCGTCGGGCCAGCCGTTGGTGCTCGATCCGCTGGAAGAGGCCGACCGCATCGCCGCCATGACGCCGCTCGCCGCCGTGGCACACATGGGAGGTGGCAAGTGA